Genomic segment of Serinicoccus hydrothermalis:
ATCGCGTGGGTGGATGATGGAGTCGAAGTGGTCATCCACGCGATGAAGCTGCGCGGACGCTACTACCCGAGAGGAGGGCGGACATGACCTTCGAGATGACGGACCACGTGCCCGGACTCACGGATGCCCGCGTTGCTGAACTCGTCGAGGCGGCGGAGGCCGGACACGACCTCACCGATGCGGAGGTTGAGCCCAACCCCCATCTCGGTCACGCACAGGTCGTGCCGGAGGAACTGTGGGGTGCCATCGAGGAGCGTGCCCGTCAGGACTGACGGTCTCCGGAGGCGGTGGTGCGTGAAGCGCTCTCGAGGTATCTCGACACCGCCTGAGCGGCCGTCACCGCCCCCTCAGACCAGGGCGCGCTCCAGGAGGACCTCGGCCAGCTGCACGGTGTTGAGCGCGGCACCCTTGCGCAGGTTGTCGTTCGAGATGAAGAGCACGAGACCGCGGCCGTCCGGCACGGACTGGTCGACGCGGATCCGGCCGACGAGGGAGGGGTCCTTGCCCGCGGCCTGCAGCGGCGTCGGGACGTCGGCCAGCGCCACCCCGGGCGCCTGCGCGAGCAGCTCGCGCGCCTGGTCCGGCGTGATCGGCTCGGCGAACTCGGCGTGCACCGCGAGGCTGTGCCCGGTGAAGACCGGCACCCGCACGCAGGTGCCCGAGACGGCGAGGCCCGGTATGCCGAGGATCTTGCGCGACTCGTTGCGCAGCTTGATCTCCTCGGTCGTCTCGTCGTCGGCGCCGAGGTCACCGGCCAGGGGCAGGACGTTAAAGGCGATGGGGGCGACGTAGACCCCGGGCTCGGGCATCGCGACCGCGCCGCCGTCGTGGGTGAGCGTCTCGACCGGCAGGTCGCCACCCAGGGCGGCGCGGGCCTGGTCGGCGAGCTCGGTGACACCGGCCAGCCCCGAGCCGGAGACGGCCTGGTAGGTCGCGACCCGCAGCCGCTCCAGGCCGGCCTGCTCGTGCAGCGGGCGCAGCACCGG
This window contains:
- a CDS encoding aspartate-semialdehyde dehydrogenase, with amino-acid sequence MTEAQQRQDTGAQDGRRLHVAIVGATGQVGAVMRRLLAERDFPVASVRYLASARSAGTTLAWAGSAAGAPGYDVARDIEVEDVATADLSGIDVALFSAGGGASKEHAPRFAEAGAVVVDNSSAWRMDDAVPLVVSEVNPDDLALALAEGGKRIVANPNCTTMAAMPVLRPLHEQAGLERLRVATYQAVSGSGLAGVTELADQARAALGGDLPVETLTHDGGAVAMPEPGVYVAPIAFNVLPLAGDLGADDETTEEIKLRNESRKILGIPGLAVSGTCVRVPVFTGHSLAVHAEFAEPITPDQARELLAQAPGVALADVPTPLQAAGKDPSLVGRIRVDQSVPDGRGLVLFISNDNLRKGAALNTVQLAEVLLERALV